Genomic DNA from Candidatus Melainabacteria bacterium:
ATACCATGATCTACAATAACAACTTTTCCATAACCACCGTACCAACCGTTAAAAATTACTCTTCCACTATCTGATGCCATTATTGGTGTTCCAAAAGGTGCAGCTAGATCTACACCACTGTGAAAACTAACCACTCTAAAAATAGGATGTCTTCTTAAACCAAATGGTGAAGTTAGTCTGCCCATAATTGGATAAGAAAATGCACCACTGCCACCTATAAATGAACCTGAAAAATCACTTTCCCCAATAAGTTGGTTTATTTCACTAATAAGCTGCTGAGATTCTCTTTCCAATTGTCTTTCTGCTTGTTCATAAGCAGCTCTTTCTGTCCGAAGCTTGCTTACTATGTTTGATTGAGCCTTATGTTCTTTAGAAATAAGTTTTTTTTGTTCTTCAATTTCAGTTACAATATTTGTAAACTTAATTTTTTGTACCGCAAGACGATCTTTATAATTTCCAATTTCCTTGGACTGTTGTTCAAGTCTTTCTAGAAGGTTTTTGTCTTGTACTACAAGTAATTTTTGATAGTACAGGTAATCTAAAAAATCTGTAAGATTAGGTGTCTTTAACAGAGTTTCTAAAACTCTCAATCTTTGACCTTGGTAAATTTGTTTAATTCTAGCTGCAGCATCAGTTCTTAAACCTGAATAATCTGTCTTTAGTTCTGAGAGCTTTTCCTCAGTGGATTCAAGATCATTTTGTGTACTAGAAAGCTGAAGCTTGTTCCTTTTTAGTTTTTCTTGAGTAGAGTAAAGTTTCTTTTGTATTTCTGTAAGCCTGCCAACTGCAACTTTTTCTTTTTCCTTAGTTTCTTCTATTTTTTTTCTTAAGTATTCTCCTTTTTGTTCTAAGTCCTTAAGTACCCTTGATTTACTTGAACTCTTCGAATAGGTTGGAAGATTTGAAAATATAATCAGTAGCAATAAAACTATAGTTAAAAAGATTTGATTTGTTTTCTTCATGGAATTAAAAATTATTGTTTATTATAAGCAAAAATAAAGAGTACTGGAACTACAGAAACCACTAGAAACGATATTAACATAATGAGTACTATGATTCGTGAGTGCTTTCTAAAAAAATCCATCATAAGAGGTATTTTATCACGTTTTTGTTTTTGATAATTCTTTTAAAGTGTGCAACTCGTCGCGTAACTTTGCTGCTCTTTCAAAGTCTAATAATAGCGCTGCGTTTTTCATTTGTTGTTCTACTTTTTTTAATACTCTTGGAAGTTCTTTAAGATCAAGCTTTTCATATGCAAGTTCATCAGCTACTATTTCTTCTATATCTTTGTTTGTGCGCAATGATTCAAGTAGTGGATTTGCATGACTTTTAACAATTGTTTTTGGTGTAATATTATGTTCTTTATTAAACTCTGTTTGTAATTTTCTTCTTCGTTCTGTTTCATCAATTGCTTTTTTCATTGAGTCTGTAGTTTTATCAGCATAAAAAATTACTTTTCCTGCTGCATTCCTTGCAGCTCTTCCAATCATTTGAATAAGTGCTCTCTCTGCCCTAAGAAATCCTTCTTTATCAGCATCCATAATACATACAAGAGAAACTTCAGGTAAGTCTAAACCTTCCCGTAAAAGATTTACACCAACCAACACATCAAATTCACCTAACCTTAAGTCTCTTAGAATTTCTATTCTGTCTAAAGCAACAATCTCACTATGTAGCCACCGGACTTTTAAATTTGAGCCAGCAAGATATGCTGTTAAATCTTCAGCCATTCTTTTTGTAAGAGTTGAAATTAGTATTCTTTCTTTTTTTAAAGTCCTGATTTTTATTTCATGAATTAAATCATCAATTTGTCCATTAGTTGGTCTTATTTCAATTTCTGGATCAACTAATCCAGTTGGTCTGATAATTTGTTCAACTATTTGCTCACTTATTTTTAATTCATAATCTCCTGGTGTTGCACTGACAAAAATTGTTTGTGGAATCCTTGACCAGAATTCATCAGGCTTTAATGGCCTGTTATCCTTTGCACAAGGCAATCTAAAACCATATTCAACTAATGTATTTTTCCTGGAAGCATCACCATGATACATTCCTCCAATTTGAGGTATTGTTACATGTGATTCATCAATAAAACATAACCAGCCATCTTTTCCATATCTTCTATTAAAATAATCAACTAACACTGTTGGCGGCTGACCTGGTTCTCGTCCTTCTAAAATCCTTGAGTAATTTTCTATCCCTGTGCAGTAACCAACTTCTTTTAACATTTCAAGATCAAACTTTGTTCTTTGCCAGAGTCTTGCTGCTTCGAGATCCTTTCCTTGAGATTTCAAATCTTCATATCTTTCTTTTAATTCTTCATTAATTTGCTTGCAAGCTGATTCAATACTTTCTTCATCTGCCACATAGTGTTTTGCTGGATAAATTTTAATTTCAGGAATTGTTGATTTTACTTCTCCAGAAACTGGATCAATCATCGATAGATTTTCTATCTCATCTCCAAAGAAATCTATTCTTAGAATTTCTTCTTCATATATTGGGAAAATATCAAGTATTTCTCCACGTACTTTAAATTTTCCACGT
This window encodes:
- the uvrB gene encoding excinuclease ABC subunit UvrB, giving the protein MTTKTSRFEIVAPFKPAGDQPKAIKELEEGIKKGCKYQTLLGVTGSGKTFTVANIIAKVQKPALVIAHNKTLAAQLCNEFREFLPNNAVEYFISYYDYYQPESYIPQTDTYIEKVASVNDEIDRLRHSTTRSIFERDDMITVASVSCIYGLGTPELYYDSAIEIKKGQEINREKLVRGLVNIYYERNDIEFTRGKFKVRGEILDIFPIYEEEILRIDFFGDEIENLSMIDPVSGEVKSTIPEIKIYPAKHYVADEESIESACKQINEELKERYEDLKSQGKDLEAARLWQRTKFDLEMLKEVGYCTGIENYSRILEGREPGQPPTVLVDYFNRRYGKDGWLCFIDESHVTIPQIGGMYHGDASRKNTLVEYGFRLPCAKDNRPLKPDEFWSRIPQTIFVSATPGDYELKISEQIVEQIIRPTGLVDPEIEIRPTNGQIDDLIHEIKIRTLKKERILISTLTKRMAEDLTAYLAGSNLKVRWLHSEIVALDRIEILRDLRLGEFDVLVGVNLLREGLDLPEVSLVCIMDADKEGFLRAERALIQMIGRAARNAAGKVIFYADKTTDSMKKAIDETERRRKLQTEFNKEHNITPKTIVKSHANPLLESLRTNKDIEEIVADELAYEKLDLKELPRVLKKVEQQMKNAALLLDFERAAKLRDELHTLKELSKTKT
- a CDS encoding peptidoglycan DD-metalloendopeptidase family protein codes for the protein MKKTNQIFLTIVLLLLIIFSNLPTYSKSSSKSRVLKDLEQKGEYLRKKIEETKEKEKVAVGRLTEIQKKLYSTQEKLKRNKLQLSSTQNDLESTEEKLSELKTDYSGLRTDAAARIKQIYQGQRLRVLETLLKTPNLTDFLDYLYYQKLLVVQDKNLLERLEQQSKEIGNYKDRLAVQKIKFTNIVTEIEEQKKLISKEHKAQSNIVSKLRTERAAYEQAERQLERESQQLISEINQLIGESDFSGSFIGGSGAFSYPIMGRLTSPFGLRRHPIFRVVSFHSGVDLAAPFGTPIMASDSGRVIFNGWYGGYGKVVIVDHGMSFSTLYAHLSRDNVSKGKTITKGDIVGYEGQTGYSTGPHLHFEVRKNGRPQNPLNYLR